From a region of the Trichoderma atroviride chromosome 6, complete sequence genome:
- a CDS encoding uncharacterized protein (EggNog:ENOG41) translates to MDSIDISCGVLTLLTSAIQAGKSLHETIQSFRNYERTIRDLRSELESLIQVLESLKNVITDEGPIVSMLKLPVLCCHQTCQEFNAVIIKCTKHASAGSRTSFRDWAQIRYMGGDIRDFKDMLSGYKSTIAIALGSLNMTNVKMTREALDQYNEMIRETTADLEVHLQSIDDKLAALADHPRSEPDPNAALTVKRMEEERQSAQQCILICESAKSHIQSLQDNMQRLDAEPNQDRRQTAVALSEARDRMVLMITDLQKRLVDLSAKSLSTEVSLRSDEFEQDRARLLKEIDTAKQCLEVCNMAADQASRQRVHVFGDVSAEDNSQQIIVSTVGDLLNAKNIKVGSFSSQWLGSMTDTSLQQLSMDRTAQYININARESNPSFGGRYGSGYRLNERGKQSAVGVGRTK, encoded by the exons ATGGATTCCATCGACATATCATGCGGCGTCCTGACGCTCCTAACGAGCGCAATCCAGGCTGGCAAATCTCTACATGAGACGATTCAGTCCTTTCGAAATTACGAGCGGACGATACGGGATCTACGCTCCGAGCTCGAGTCGCTCATACAGGTTCTTGAATCTCTCAAAAATGTCATTACTGATGAAGGGCCCATTGTCTCTATGCTGAAGCTTCCGGTACTGTGTTGCCACCAGACTTGCCAGGAGTTTAATGCCGTCATCATAAAGTGCACTAAACATGCGTCTGCTGGCTCGCGAACGAGCTTCAGAGACTGGGCTCAGATCAGATACATGGGTGGCGATATCAGAGATTTTAAAGACATGCTATCCGGCTATAAATCTACCATTGCTATTGCTCTTGGTAGCCTTAATAT GACAAACGTCAAAATGACTCGCGAAGCGTTGGATCAGTACAATGAGATGATTCGAGAGACAACAGCCGATCTTGAGGTTCATCTCCAGAGCATCGACGACAAATTAGCTGCCCTGGCCGACCATCCGCGCTCTGAGCCTGACCCTAATGCTGCATTGACTGTCAAGCGAATGGAGGAAGAAAGGCAAAGTGCTCAGCAGTGCATCCTCATCTGCGAGAGTGCAAAGTCTCATATCCAGTCCTTGCAAGACAACATGCAGCGTTTGGATGCTGAACCAAACCAGGATCGTCGCCAGACAGCCGTTGCGCTAAGCGAGGCCAGAGACAGAATGGTACTCATGATTACCGACTTGCAAAAACGGCTAGTCGACCTATCGGCGAAGTCACTAAGTACAGAGGTATCATTGCGGTCCGATGAGTTTGAGCAGGATCGGGCTCGACTCCTAAAGGAGATTGATACAGCCAAGCAATGCCTCGAGGTTTGTAACATGGCGGCCGACCAAGCCTCCAGGCAGAGAGTACACGTCTTTGGTGACGTTTCCGCCGAGGACAACAGCCAGCAGATTATCGTATCGACTGTAGGAGACCTCCTAAACGCGAAGAACATAAAGGTTGGAAGTTTTTCCTCGCAGTGGTTGGGATCTATGACAGATACCTCTCTACAACAATTGTCTATGGACCGAACGGCGCAATACATCAATATCAATGCAAGAGAAAGCAATCCGTCTTTTGGTGGTAGATATGGCTCAGGGTATAGATTGAATGAAAGGGGCAAGCAGTCAGCCGTTGGTGTTGGACGTACGAAATAG
- a CDS encoding uncharacterized protein (EggNog:ENOG41), which yields MEISNPRRILAVSLEGSESHLSRVLKDLTGSSPDSSSASLAGITHDLELKTSYYTASVPIWLDVIASPSEWASSFLSEEAREVLAVLGGLVLVFAIPNEKPAVLTQDGQPPSLIRHVGSVVQKGLGGWEWDGVRLAIGIGEGDADEWDELCAEAGLEFVQLKSEQMGKNEFGEQTGIPRVREALESNDWEQLDGGDPLSDFDEAHSDNSDGAEDFNPESLEFGVDRSDFDGLRMAIWETSHRETGESENADTAKATPDQPKALDVAGGSAAADTKDEDGELGDEDIAKVEKMMRKLQAAKEMGEGMSEAQRKRLAARAVEEVMREL from the exons atggaaatCTCCAACCCGCGGAGGATTTTGGCTGTCAGTCTGGAAGGCTCAGAATCGCATCTGAGCCGTGTTCTCAAAG ATCTCACGGGCTCATCCCCAGACTCCTCATCAGCCTCACTAGCAGGCATCACACACGACCTTGAGCTCAAAACATCATACTACACAGCCTCCGTCCCAATCTGGCTAGACGTCATTGCCTCGCCTTCAGAATGGGCCTCGTCGTTTCTCTCCGAAGAGGCCCGCGAGGTCCTTGCCGTTTTGGGCGGACTTGTGCTCGTCTTTGCGATACCGAATGAGAAGCCTGCTGTTCTGACTCAAGATGGCCAACCGCCCAGTCTGATTCGGCATGTGGGCAGTGTTGTTCAGAAAGGTCTTGGTGGGTGGGAATGGGATGGAGTTCGGCTGGCTATTGGTATTGGCGAGGGAGACGCCGATGAGTGGGATGAGCTGTGTGCGGAAGCTGGGTTGGAGTTTGTTCAGCTTAAAAGTGAACAGATGGGAAAGAATGAATTTGGAG AACAGACGGGTATCCCTCGTGTCAGAGAAGCACTGGAATCAAACGACTGGGAGCAACTAGATGGCGGAGATCCACTATCAGACTTTGACGAGGCGCATTCCGACAATTCCGACGGCGCGGAGGACTTCAACCCAGAGAGCTTAGAGTTTGGCGTCGACCGTTCTGATTTCGACGGCCTGCGTATGGCGATATGGGAGACGAGTCATCGCGAAACAGGCGAGTCCGAAAATGCCGACACGGCCAAAGCTACGCCGGATCAGCCAAAGGCTTTAGATGTAGCGGGAggctctgccgctgctgacACCAAGGACGAAGACGGCGAGCTTGGTGACGAGGACATTGCAAAGGtagaaaagatgatgagaaagcTTCAGGCCGCGAAAGAGATGGGCGAGGGCATGAGTGAGGCGCAAAGAAAGCGTTTGGCAGCTAGGGCAGTGGAGGAGGTGATGCGAGAGCTGTGA
- a CDS encoding uncharacterized protein (EggNog:ENOG41~TransMembrane:1 (o295-315i)), with protein sequence MGKPDFLPPASPAGGPVTPLTESAGSISLNPTSSTYSASNLGNHRQTYFDDDPAEIAADDLPPLYDEHENDAVAFIDPLAPTVGPAATGLTIEPFKRDARSDTVYYMDPRLDSDPKFLNETLVHLSQLPPRPFAQIRGTHTETRRKSDDKTEQVTVVDFDIEIELTHLLYTNIQDPTNGAWREMRSVGNLEKVRRGTIFATRAPGFGGSGGIIENGEPTVEEWCHRFCASRAGLKNMAFERRVSGWDWDYLKKQLERLVKDTNYRGHTSITFPVRNSRVEIYNACRVNQMRLTKWIEVMFMLTLMFLFAWPYLFFRTKRWETVYTEWSMSRQEPDGTGCMERRYTSMSEAQWYHMWARAIQKAVLERRQGHLDQGDVERADQPADQAGGFAGMVQAGVEAMGVVNRSFGWGGDSGSAGGSRFKFGRR encoded by the coding sequence ATGGGCAAGCCGGACTTCCTGCCGCCTGCGTCTCCCGCTGGTGGGCCTGTTACTCCATTGACCGAGTCTGCaggctccatctctctcaatCCAACCTCTTCCACATACTCTGCCTCCAATCTCGGCAACCATCGCCAGACGTATTTCGACGATGATCCCGCCGAAATCGCTGCCGATGACCTCCCTCCCCTCTATGACGAGCACGAAAACGATGCCGTTGCTTTCATCGACCCTCTGGCCCCCACTGTCGGCCCTGCAGCTACCGGCCTGACTATTGAGCCATTCAAGCGTGATGCTCGCTCAGACACCGTCTATTACATGGACCCGCGCCTCGACTCCGATCCCAAATTCCTCAACGAAACCCTCGTCCACCTCTCACAATTgcctcctcggccttttGCCCAAATCCGCGGCACTCACACCGAGACTCGCCGAAAGTCGGACGACAAGACCGAGCAGGTCACAGTAGTTGATTTTGACATTGAGATCGAGCTCACACATCTGCTTTACACCAACATTCAAGATCCTACAAATGGGGCTTGGCGGGAAATGCGTTCCGTTGGCAACCTCGAAAAGGTTCGCCGTGGTACCATCTTCGCAACTCGTGCTCCCGGTTTCGGTGGCAGCGGTGGCATTATTGAGAATGGCGAGCCCACCGTCGAGGAATGGTGTCACCGCTTCTGCGCCAGCCGAGCTGGCCTCAAGAACATGGCCTTTGAGCGCCGTGTTTCCGGCTGGGACTGGGACTACTTGAAGAAGCAACTGGAGCGCCTGGTCAAAGATACCAACTACCGCGGCCACACCAGCATCACTTTCCCAGTGAGGAACTCGCGCGTGGAGATTTACAATGCCTGCCGCGTGAACCAGATGCGCTTGACCAAGTGGATCGAGGTCATGTTTATGCTGACGCTCATGTTCCTCTTTGCATGGCCCTATCTGTTCTTCCGCACTAAGCGCTGGGAAACAGTCTACACTGAATGGTCCATGAGCCGCCAGGAGCCAGATGGCACAGGCTGCATGGAACGTCGATATACTTCCATGAGCGAGGCACAGTGGTATCATATGTGGGCGAGAGCCATCCAGAAAGCCGTGTTGGAACGCAGGCAAGGACACCTTGACCAGGGAGACGTCGAGAGGGCTGACCAGCCGGCCGATCAAGCTGGCGGTTTTGCTGGCATGGTGCAAGCTGGTGTAGAGGCCATGGGAGTTGTTAACCGATCGTTTGGATGGGGAGGCGACAGCGGCAGTGCTGGAGGTTCACGCTTCAAATTTGGAAGGCGTTGA